One genomic region from Sulfuriflexus mobilis encodes:
- the rplO gene encoding 50S ribosomal protein L15 — translation MRLNTLKPAAGSKKDPKRVGRGIGSGLGKTCGRGHKGQHSRSGGFHKVGFEGGQMPIQRRLPKRGFISRVGMTTGEIRLHELAKCEGGIVDMDNLKKANVIGNNTKRVKIIFSGEIATAVTVRGIKCTKGAREAIEAAGGKIEE, via the coding sequence ATGCGCCTGAATACATTAAAGCCTGCCGCAGGCAGCAAGAAAGACCCCAAGCGCGTTGGCCGTGGTATCGGCTCAGGTCTGGGCAAGACCTGTGGTCGTGGTCATAAAGGCCAGCACTCCCGCTCGGGTGGTTTCCATAAGGTCGGGTTCGAAGGTGGACAGATGCCAATTCAGCGTCGCCTGCCCAAGCGTGGTTTTATCTCACGTGTAGGCATGACAACGGGTGAAATTCGTCTGCACGAGCTGGCCAAGTGCGAAGGTGGCATTGTTGACATGGATAACCTGAAAAAGGCCAATGTCATTGGCAACAACACCAAACGGGTAAAGATTATCTTCTCTGGCGAAATCGCTACTGCAGTAACGGTTCGGGGTATCAAGTGCACCAAGGGTGCCCGTGAAGCCATCGAAGCCGCTGGCGGAAAGATCGAAGAATAA
- the rpmD gene encoding 50S ribosomal protein L30, whose translation MANKMLKVTLVRSTCKRLAKHKACVAGLGLRRMHHTVEVIDTPENRGMINKVAYMLKVEEA comes from the coding sequence ATGGCCAATAAAATGCTCAAGGTAACACTGGTGCGTAGCACCTGTAAGCGACTTGCCAAGCACAAGGCTTGTGTTGCTGGTCTAGGTCTGCGTCGCATGCACCACACTGTAGAAGTTATTGATACGCCTGAGAATCGTGGCATGATCAACAAAGTTGCATACATGCTCAAGGTAGAGGAAGCATAA
- the rpsE gene encoding 30S ribosomal protein S5 produces the protein MAKFDNAQKQDDYIEKLVNVNRVAKVVKGGRIFSFTALTVVGDGNGKIGFGYGKAREVPAAISKAMEAARRNMITVDLKDGGTLQHTILGKHGAAKVHMQPASAGTGIIAGGAMRAVFEVVGVHNVLAKCIGTNNPINVVRATMNGLKSMVSPAQMAAKRGKTVDEILG, from the coding sequence ATGGCTAAGTTTGATAATGCACAGAAGCAAGACGACTACATCGAAAAACTGGTTAACGTTAATCGTGTAGCCAAGGTAGTTAAGGGTGGTCGCATCTTTAGCTTTACCGCACTGACTGTGGTCGGTGACGGTAATGGCAAGATTGGTTTTGGTTACGGCAAGGCGCGTGAAGTTCCTGCGGCTATTTCCAAGGCCATGGAAGCGGCCCGTCGCAACATGATAACTGTTGACCTGAAAGACGGTGGTACTCTGCAACACACCATCCTCGGCAAGCATGGGGCGGCCAAGGTGCATATGCAGCCAGCTTCTGCCGGTACCGGTATTATCGCCGGTGGCGCAATGCGCGCAGTATTTGAAGTGGTCGGTGTGCACAACGTGCTGGCCAAGTGCATTGGTACCAACAACCCGATTAATGTTGTTCGCGCAACCATGAACGGTCTAAAGAGCATGGTTTCACCTGCTCAGATGGCTGCTAAGCGCGGCAAGACAGTTGATGAGATCCTGGGGTAA
- the rplR gene encoding 50S ribosomal protein L18, whose translation MDKRASRIRRALRARSKIRELGAHRLSVHRTPRHMYVQLIAPNGSEVLASASTLDAEVKKALKGSGNVAAAAEVGKVIAERAKKAGITEVAFDRSGFKYHGRIKALADAARENGLQF comes from the coding sequence ATGGATAAAAGAGCTTCTCGTATACGTCGTGCACTGCGTGCGCGCAGCAAAATTCGCGAATTGGGCGCACATCGCCTGAGCGTGCATCGCACACCGCGTCACATGTACGTACAGTTAATCGCGCCTAACGGCAGCGAAGTGCTGGCCAGTGCCTCAACACTTGATGCCGAAGTTAAAAAGGCGCTCAAGGGTAGTGGTAATGTTGCTGCTGCTGCTGAAGTGGGTAAGGTGATAGCTGAACGTGCCAAAAAGGCCGGCATCACAGAAGTGGCATTTGACCGTTCCGGGTTCAAATACCACGGTCGAATCAAAGCACTGGCTGATGCAGCCCGTGAAAATGGTCTGCAGTTTTAA
- the rplF gene encoding 50S ribosomal protein L6 — MSRIANQPVELPSGVEVTLNGQQINVKGGKGVLAHDIHQSVEVTQADNVLTFAARSKDKQANALAGTTRALVNNMVTGVSQGFERKMELVGVGYRAQAKGQILDLTLGLSHPVNYAIPQGITIETPSQTEILVRGVDKQLVGQVCAEIRAWRPPEPYKGKGIRFAGEHIVRKEAKKK, encoded by the coding sequence ATGTCCAGAATAGCGAACCAACCTGTTGAACTGCCTAGTGGTGTAGAAGTCACCCTGAACGGTCAGCAGATTAATGTAAAAGGCGGCAAGGGCGTATTGGCCCATGACATTCATCAGTCTGTAGAAGTCACGCAGGCGGATAATGTGCTGACCTTTGCGGCACGCAGTAAAGACAAGCAGGCGAATGCGCTTGCGGGTACAACCCGTGCACTGGTTAATAACATGGTTACTGGTGTCAGCCAGGGCTTCGAGCGCAAGATGGAACTGGTTGGTGTGGGTTATCGTGCCCAGGCCAAGGGTCAGATCCTGGACTTGACGCTTGGTCTTTCGCACCCGGTTAACTATGCGATTCCGCAAGGGATCACAATTGAAACACCCTCGCAGACAGAAATACTTGTCAGGGGTGTCGACAAGCAGCTCGTCGGTCAGGTGTGTGCGGAAATCCGTGCATGGCGTCCGCCGGAGCCGTACAAGGGTAAAGGTATTCGCTTTGCGGGTGAACATATCGTCCGTAAGGAAGCGAAGAAGAAGTAA
- the rpsH gene encoding 30S ribosomal protein S8 yields MSMNDPIADMLTRVRNGQMAKKVDVSMPSSKQKVAIAKVLKDEGFISGYAVTENGAKPELSITLKYYEGKPVIEMLKRVSRPGLRTYKASDEIPKVVNGMGIAIVSTSKGVMTDRAARKEGCGGEILCYVA; encoded by the coding sequence ATGAGTATGAACGACCCAATCGCCGATATGCTGACCCGTGTTCGTAACGGTCAGATGGCAAAAAAGGTTGATGTAAGCATGCCTTCCTCTAAACAGAAGGTTGCTATTGCCAAGGTACTGAAAGATGAGGGTTTCATCTCAGGTTACGCTGTCACCGAAAACGGTGCCAAGCCTGAGCTGAGCATTACCCTTAAGTACTATGAAGGAAAGCCTGTGATCGAGATGCTCAAGCGCGTTAGCCGTCCAGGGCTGCGCACTTATAAGGCCTCCGATGAGATACCAAAAGTTGTTAATGGTATGGGTATTGCCATTGTCTCCACCTCAAAGGGTGTGATGACAGATCGCGCTGCACGCAAGGAAGGTTGCGGTGGCGAGATTCTTTGTTACGTAGCATAA
- the rpsN gene encoding 30S ribosomal protein S14, with protein sequence MAKKSMINRELKRAKLVSKYAVKRAELKAKLKDPSLSDEEYELAYKQFHSLPRDSSVVRKRNRCNLTGRPHGYYRKFGLSRNKLREAAMRGDVPGLVKASW encoded by the coding sequence ATGGCAAAGAAATCGATGATTAACCGTGAGCTCAAGCGTGCAAAGCTTGTTAGCAAGTATGCTGTTAAGCGTGCTGAGCTTAAGGCCAAACTCAAGGACCCGAGCCTGAGTGATGAAGAGTATGAGCTGGCTTACAAGCAGTTTCACTCTCTGCCACGTGATTCCAGTGTAGTGCGCAAGCGCAACCGCTGTAATCTGACCGGTCGTCCACACGGTTATTATCGTAAGTTTGGTTTGTCACGTAACAAGCTTCGTGAAGCTGCCATGCGTGGTGATGTTCCAGGTCTGGTCAAGGCCAGCTGGTAA
- the rplE gene encoding 50S ribosomal protein L5: MARLQEKYRDTIVKQLMDEFSYKSVMEVPRIEKITLNMGVGEAIDDKKVMEHAVSDMTQISGQKPVVTVARKSVAGFKIREGYPIGCKVTLRSKRMYEFMDRLISVAIPRIRDFRGLNGKSFDGRGNYSMGVKEQIMFAEIDYDKIDALRGMDITITTTAKSDEEGRALLKAFNFPFKN, encoded by the coding sequence ATGGCAAGACTGCAAGAAAAGTATCGTGACACTATCGTCAAGCAGCTGATGGATGAATTCAGCTACAAGAGCGTGATGGAAGTGCCTCGTATCGAAAAAATCACACTCAACATGGGTGTCGGCGAAGCTATAGATGACAAGAAGGTTATGGAGCATGCTGTTAGTGACATGACCCAGATATCCGGTCAGAAGCCTGTAGTGACAGTGGCTCGTAAGTCAGTTGCCGGCTTTAAGATCCGTGAAGGGTATCCAATTGGCTGCAAGGTGACCCTGCGTAGTAAACGCATGTATGAGTTTATGGATCGCCTGATTAGTGTTGCGATTCCGCGTATTCGAGATTTCCGTGGTTTGAACGGTAAATCCTTCGATGGGCGTGGTAATTACAGTATGGGTGTCAAAGAACAGATTATGTTTGCAGAAATCGATTACGACAAGATTGATGCGCTGCGTGGTATGGATATTACTATTACTACCACTGCAAAGAGTGATGAGGAAGGTCGTGCGCTACTGAAGGCGTTCAACTTCCCGTTCAAGAACTGA
- the rplX gene encoding 50S ribosomal protein L24, whose amino-acid sequence MNRIKKGDEVIVLTGKDKGRRGNVIRVMEDNRVLVENINMAKRHTKANPQAGIAGGIIEKEMPLHASNVGLYNPATGKADRIGFKVLDDGRKVRYFKSNNEVVDA is encoded by the coding sequence ATGAATAGAATCAAAAAAGGTGATGAAGTCATCGTTCTGACCGGCAAGGACAAGGGTCGTCGCGGTAACGTGATTCGCGTTATGGAAGACAACCGTGTTCTGGTTGAGAACATTAATATGGCCAAGCGTCACACTAAGGCAAACCCGCAAGCGGGTATTGCTGGTGGCATCATTGAGAAAGAAATGCCTTTGCATGCTTCGAATGTTGGCCTGTACAACCCTGCAACCGGTAAAGCCGATCGTATTGGCTTTAAAGTCCTGGACGACGGTCGCAAGGTACGTTATTTCAAATCCAACAACGAAGTTGTTGACGCGTAA
- the rplN gene encoding 50S ribosomal protein L14 — protein sequence MIQMQTMLDVADNSGARRLMCIKVLGGSHRRYARVGDIIKVTIKEAIPRGKVKKGDVYNAVVVRTRKGVRRPDGSLIRFDGNAAVLLNANLQPIGTRIFGPVTRELRTEKFMKIISLAPEVL from the coding sequence ATGATTCAGATGCAAACAATGCTTGATGTGGCTGACAACAGTGGCGCACGTCGTCTCATGTGCATCAAGGTGCTCGGCGGCTCACATCGTCGCTACGCCCGTGTCGGTGACATTATTAAGGTCACCATCAAGGAAGCGATTCCTCGTGGCAAGGTTAAGAAGGGCGACGTCTACAATGCCGTTGTTGTTCGTACAAGAAAAGGTGTTCGTCGTCCAGACGGTTCTTTGATCCGTTTTGACGGTAACGCAGCAGTGCTGCTGAATGCTAACCTCCAGCCAATTGGTACTCGTATCTTTGGCCCGGTAACTCGTGAATTGCGTACAGAGAAATTTATGAAAATTATTTCTCTTGCGCCAGAAGTGCTTTAA
- the rpsQ gene encoding 30S ribosomal protein S17 — protein sequence MSEKQEDLQRTVTGRVVSDKMDKSITVLVERKVPHPLYKKYIRRSTKMHAHDENNECRQGDIVTIAQCRPLSKSKSWTLVKVVEQANQA from the coding sequence ATGAGTGAAAAGCAGGAAGACTTGCAACGCACGGTTACAGGCCGTGTGGTAAGCGACAAGATGGATAAGAGTATTACTGTGCTCGTAGAGCGCAAGGTGCCGCATCCTCTTTACAAAAAGTACATTCGTCGTTCTACAAAAATGCATGCGCATGATGAGAACAACGAATGCCGTCAGGGTGACATCGTTACAATCGCTCAATGCCGTCCATTGTCCAAGAGCAAGTCATGGACCCTGGTTAAGGTTGTTGAACAAGCGAATCAGGCGTAA
- the rpmC gene encoding 50S ribosomal protein L29 has product MKASELKDKSVEDLNKDLLELAREQFNLRMQKGTGQLAKPHLLKEVRRNIARVKTVLNQKAGAA; this is encoded by the coding sequence ATGAAGGCAAGTGAATTGAAAGATAAGAGCGTAGAAGATCTGAACAAAGATCTGCTTGAGCTGGCACGTGAGCAGTTCAACCTGCGCATGCAGAAGGGTACCGGTCAGCTGGCCAAGCCACATCTGCTTAAAGAAGTGCGTCGCAACATAGCGCGCGTCAAGACCGTGTTGAACCAGAAAGCAGGTGCCGCGTAA
- the rplP gene encoding 50S ribosomal protein L16 — MLQPKRTKFRKQMKGRNRGLAQSGNKVSFGEFGLRAVDRGRITARQIEAARRAMTRYVKRGGKIWIRVFPDKPISKKPLEVRMGKGKGNVEYWVAQIQPGRMLYEMEGVDESIAREAFRLAAAKLPLKTTFVTRTVM, encoded by the coding sequence ATGCTGCAGCCAAAACGAACAAAATTCCGCAAACAGATGAAGGGCCGCAACCGCGGTCTTGCACAAAGTGGTAACAAGGTCAGCTTCGGCGAGTTTGGCCTGCGTGCTGTTGATCGTGGGCGCATTACCGCGCGCCAGATTGAAGCGGCTCGTCGTGCAATGACACGTTACGTCAAGCGTGGTGGTAAGATCTGGATCCGTGTGTTCCCGGACAAGCCAATTTCGAAGAAGCCACTTGAAGTACGTATGGGTAAAGGTAAGGGTAATGTTGAATACTGGGTAGCACAGATTCAGCCAGGCCGCATGCTTTACGAAATGGAAGGTGTCGATGAGTCGATTGCGCGTGAGGCGTTTCGTCTTGCGGCAGCCAAACTTCCACTTAAGACCACCTTTGTGACGCGGACGGTGATGTGA
- the rpsC gene encoding 30S ribosomal protein S3: MGQKVHPIGIRLGIVKDWTSKWYADSKDYAGMLFTDLKVREFLKKKLAGASVSHIQIERPANNARITIHTARPGIVIGKKGEDIDVLRQSVSKMMGVPVHISIEEIRKPELDAYLVAENIAQQLERRIMFRRAMKRAVTNTMRLGAQGIRINVAGRLNGAEIARTEWYREGRVPLHTLRADIDYGFAEANTTYGIIGVKVWIFKGEVIGRQQDAVEAAPEKAAAS; encoded by the coding sequence ATGGGTCAGAAAGTACATCCAATTGGTATTCGCCTCGGCATCGTCAAAGACTGGACGTCGAAGTGGTACGCGGATAGCAAAGATTACGCAGGTATGCTGTTCACCGATCTGAAGGTGCGCGAGTTTTTGAAGAAGAAGCTTGCCGGCGCATCGGTGAGTCACATCCAGATCGAGCGTCCTGCGAACAATGCGCGCATTACGATTCACACTGCGCGCCCGGGTATCGTTATCGGCAAGAAGGGTGAAGATATCGACGTTCTGCGCCAGTCCGTTTCGAAGATGATGGGTGTGCCTGTTCACATCAGTATCGAAGAGATTCGCAAACCGGAACTGGATGCCTACTTGGTGGCTGAGAACATCGCCCAACAGCTCGAGCGTCGTATTATGTTTCGTCGTGCCATGAAGCGCGCGGTAACCAACACCATGCGTCTTGGTGCACAAGGGATTCGTATTAATGTCGCTGGTCGTTTGAACGGTGCCGAAATCGCTCGTACCGAGTGGTATCGCGAAGGTCGTGTACCACTTCACACACTGCGTGCTGATATCGATTATGGCTTTGCCGAAGCGAATACAACCTACGGCATCATTGGTGTAAAAGTCTGGATCTTCAAGGGTGAAGTTATCGGTCGTCAGCAAGACGCCGTAGAAGCTGCTCCTGAGAAGGCCGCGGCAAGCTGA
- the rplV gene encoding 50S ribosomal protein L22 — MQVNAKLSGARISAQKCRLVADQIRGKSVEKAIDILAFSPKKAATIVKKLLMSAISNAEHNEGADIDELKVSTIFVDEGKTMKRWRARARGRANQILKRSCHITVTVSDEK, encoded by the coding sequence ATGCAGGTCAACGCAAAACTAAGTGGTGCACGTATTTCGGCGCAAAAGTGTCGTCTCGTTGCAGACCAGATCCGCGGCAAGTCCGTAGAAAAAGCGATTGATATTCTGGCTTTTAGCCCGAAGAAGGCCGCTACTATCGTCAAGAAGCTATTGATGTCAGCGATTTCAAATGCTGAGCACAATGAAGGTGCTGATATTGATGAGTTAAAAGTATCAACAATTTTTGTTGATGAAGGTAAGACTATGAAGCGCTGGCGTGCCCGCGCACGTGGTCGTGCCAATCAGATTCTGAAACGTAGCTGTCACATTACTGTGACGGTTTCCGACGAGAAGTGA
- the rpsS gene encoding 30S ribosomal protein S19, whose product MPRSITKGPFVDLHLTKKVNEAVETNNKRPIKTWSRRSMIVPDMLGLTIAVHNGRQHVPVLITENMVGHKLGEFAGTRTFKGHVADKKSR is encoded by the coding sequence GTGCCACGTTCCATTACTAAAGGGCCTTTTGTTGACCTTCATCTGACGAAGAAGGTGAATGAGGCTGTCGAGACCAACAACAAGCGCCCAATCAAGACCTGGTCGCGTCGTTCCATGATCGTGCCTGATATGCTCGGTCTGACCATTGCCGTGCATAACGGACGTCAGCATGTGCCAGTGCTTATCACTGAGAACATGGTAGGTCACAAGCTGGGTGAATTTGCTGGCACACGTACCTTTAAGGGTCACGTGGCCGACAAGAAGTCCAGGTAA
- the rplB gene encoding 50S ribosomal protein L2 encodes MAVVKAKPTSAGRRFVVQIKTPDLHKGAPHAPLLEKKSKNAGRNNNGRITVRHRGGGHKQHYRIMDFRRDKDGIDAKVERIEYDPNRTAHIALLLYTDGERRYIIAPKGVKADDVLASGTDAPIKTGNCLPLRNIPVGSTVHCIEMKPGKGAQIARSAGTSAQLVAREGQYATLRLRSGEMRKIHIDCRATIGEVGMSEHNLRKLGKAGATRWRGVRPTVRGVVMNPVDHPHGGGEGRTSGGRHPVSPWGVPTKGYKTRSNKRTDKMIVRRRSAK; translated from the coding sequence ATGGCAGTAGTAAAGGCAAAACCAACCTCAGCGGGTCGCCGTTTCGTCGTCCAGATTAAGACGCCGGATCTGCACAAGGGTGCACCTCATGCACCGCTGCTTGAGAAGAAGTCAAAGAATGCGGGCCGCAACAACAATGGCCGCATCACTGTGCGCCATCGTGGTGGTGGTCATAAACAGCATTACCGTATTATGGACTTCCGTCGCGACAAAGATGGTATTGATGCCAAGGTAGAGCGTATTGAGTACGATCCAAATCGTACGGCCCATATTGCCCTGTTACTGTATACGGATGGCGAACGCCGCTACATTATCGCGCCTAAGGGCGTGAAGGCCGATGACGTGCTGGCATCTGGTACGGATGCGCCTATCAAGACGGGCAATTGCCTGCCACTGCGCAACATCCCGGTCGGTAGTACGGTTCATTGCATTGAGATGAAGCCAGGCAAGGGTGCGCAGATTGCACGAAGTGCCGGCACCTCTGCACAGCTGGTTGCGCGTGAAGGTCAATACGCCACCCTGCGACTGCGTTCCGGTGAAATGCGCAAGATTCACATTGACTGCCGTGCCACCATTGGTGAAGTCGGTATGTCAGAACATAACCTGCGCAAGCTGGGTAAGGCCGGTGCTACGCGCTGGCGCGGTGTTCGTCCGACCGTTCGCGGTGTGGTAATGAACCCGGTAGACCATCCACATGGTGGTGGTGAAGGCCGTACCTCTGGTGGTCGTCACCCGGTTTCACCTTGGGGTGTACCCACTAAGGGTTACAAGACGCGCAGCAACAAGCGTACCGATAAAATGATCGTGCGCCGTCGTAGCGCTAAGTAA
- the rplW gene encoding 50S ribosomal protein L23, producing the protein MNQERLLKVIVAPHISEKSTMSADKAGQFIFKVAIDATKREIKSAVEQLFEVEVADVKTMTVRGKMKYTRTPGKRPNWKKAIVCLKPGQDIDFVSA; encoded by the coding sequence ATGAATCAGGAACGCCTGCTGAAAGTAATCGTCGCGCCACATATCTCTGAAAAGAGCACTATGTCGGCCGACAAGGCTGGTCAGTTTATCTTTAAGGTTGCGATTGATGCCACCAAGCGTGAGATCAAGAGCGCTGTTGAACAGCTGTTTGAAGTTGAAGTTGCTGATGTGAAAACGATGACCGTGCGCGGCAAGATGAAATATACGCGCACCCCTGGTAAACGTCCGAACTGGAAAAAGGCGATTGTTTGCCTGAAGCCGGGTCAAGACATCGATTTCGTATCAGCCTGA
- the rplD gene encoding 50S ribosomal protein L4: MDLKLTTATGKASSKSITLSDDVFGRDFNEALVHQVVTAYQAGGRAGTRAHKNRSAVSGGGAKPFAQKGTGRARAGTTRGPIWRTGGKTFAAVPKDWSQKVNRKMYRGAIKSILSELLRQERLVVVDKFDTEAPKTKEVTDKLGKLGIVDNVLIVTEAMDENLYLSARNIPKVDVIDVSGVNPLDLVRFDKVLVTVDALKKIEENLA; this comes from the coding sequence GTGGATCTGAAACTGACAACGGCAACGGGCAAGGCTTCATCAAAGAGTATTACTCTCTCTGATGATGTATTTGGTCGTGATTTTAATGAGGCACTCGTGCACCAGGTTGTAACTGCCTACCAGGCAGGTGGCCGTGCCGGTACTCGCGCGCATAAGAATCGCAGCGCAGTTAGCGGCGGTGGTGCCAAGCCTTTCGCACAGAAAGGTACTGGTCGTGCCCGTGCAGGTACAACACGTGGCCCAATCTGGCGTACGGGTGGTAAAACTTTTGCAGCCGTCCCCAAGGACTGGTCGCAGAAAGTAAATCGCAAGATGTATCGCGGTGCAATCAAGTCAATTCTGTCGGAATTGCTTCGTCAGGAACGTCTGGTTGTTGTCGATAAGTTCGACACCGAGGCACCGAAGACCAAGGAAGTCACTGACAAGCTGGGTAAGCTGGGTATTGTTGATAATGTACTGATTGTTACCGAAGCCATGGATGAGAACCTATATTTGTCAGCACGAAATATCCCGAAGGTCGATGTTATCGATGTTTCCGGTGTGAACCCGCTTGACCTGGTGCGTTTTGATAAAGTGCTGGTGACTGTGGATGCACTGAAGAAGATTGAGGAGAACCTGGCATGA
- the rplC gene encoding 50S ribosomal protein L3, with amino-acid sequence MTIGVIGRKVGMTRIFTDEGASIPVTVIEVEPNRITQMKADDSDGYRAVQVTTGTRRASRVTKAQAGHFAKAGVEAGRGVWEFRLADGEGDDFAAGGEIKVDIFQEGQKVDVTGTSIGKGFQGGIKRHNFSMQDATHGNSLSHRSNGSIGQNQTPGRVFKGKKMSGHMGSVRRTQQTLEVVRVDAENNLLLIKGAVPGSKNGDVMVTPAVKARS; translated from the coding sequence ATGACTATCGGTGTAATTGGTCGCAAGGTTGGAATGACACGCATCTTTACAGATGAAGGTGCCTCTATTCCTGTGACAGTGATTGAAGTGGAACCAAACCGCATCACGCAGATGAAGGCGGACGACAGCGATGGATACCGTGCAGTACAGGTAACTACCGGCACACGTCGCGCATCTCGTGTCACCAAGGCCCAGGCAGGTCATTTTGCCAAGGCGGGTGTTGAGGCAGGTCGCGGTGTTTGGGAATTCCGTCTGGCTGACGGTGAGGGTGATGACTTTGCCGCCGGTGGCGAAATCAAGGTCGACATCTTCCAGGAAGGTCAGAAAGTTGATGTTACCGGTACCAGTATTGGTAAGGGTTTCCAGGGTGGTATCAAGCGTCATAACTTTAGTATGCAAGACGCCACACACGGTAACTCACTTTCGCACCGCTCAAATGGTTCGATTGGTCAAAACCAGACACCGGGTCGTGTGTTCAAGGGTAAAAAGATGTCAGGACACATGGGTAGCGTACGCAGAACACAGCAGACTCTCGAAGTGGTTCGCGTTGATGCTGAAAATAACTTGCTGCTGATCAAGGGTGCCGTACCAGGCTCCAAGAACGGCGATGTAATGGTGACACCTGCCGTTAAGGCACGTAGTTGA
- the rpsJ gene encoding 30S ribosomal protein S10, translating to MAKAAAENQRIRIRLKAFDHRLIDQSAREIVETARRTGAQVRGPIPLPTRKERFTVLISPHVNKDARDQYEIRTHKRLMDIVDPTDKTVDALMKLDLAAGVDVQIKLN from the coding sequence ATGGCTAAGGCAGCTGCAGAAAACCAACGCATACGTATTCGCCTGAAGGCTTTCGATCATCGCCTGATCGACCAGTCTGCTCGTGAAATCGTTGAAACCGCACGTCGCACTGGTGCGCAGGTTCGTGGTCCTATTCCACTGCCTACGCGTAAAGAGCGTTTTACCGTGCTGATTTCGCCACATGTCAATAAGGATGCGCGTGACCAGTACGAAATTCGTACGCACAAGCGCCTGATGGATATCGTCGACCCGACAGACAAGACCGTAGATGCTTTGATGAAGCTGGACTTGGCAGCCGGTGTTGATGTGCAAATCAAGCTGAATTAA